The sequence GAAATATAAGCATTACGCGTAAAATCTCCCGATCCCCCTAAACCGTTCATGATTTTGCTCCCTGTAATGTGTGTTGAATTGATGTTTCCGAAAATATCTGCTTCAATGGCCGTATTCATGGATATGATGCCTAAACGCCGGATTATTTCAGGATTATTGGATATTTCGGACGGACGTAGCAAGATCTTTTCTTTAAAAAAGGGGAGATGCAGGTAGACCCTTTCAATATACGGATTGCTCACAGTAAGCGTGCCCCCGCTGGCAAATGTGATACGACCCTTTTCCAGTAGATCGATAATGGCATCCTGAATAACTTCCGTATATACCTCGAAGTCGGGGATCTCTTTATTTTCACCCATTGCAGCCAGAACAGCATTGGCTATATTTCCGACACCGGATTGAATGGGAAGGAAAGATGGGGGGATGGTACCTCTTTTTATTTCCTTACAGAGAAAGGTCGCTGCATTTTCACCTATTTTCGATGTGATCTGATCAACAGGAGCAAAACCACCTCCGTCATTGGCGATGTTTGTCTCTACGATAACTATTTTAGACGGATCAACCTGTATATACTCTTTACCGATCCTTGACCTTACATGAGTGATAGGGATTCCGGTCCGGTATGGCGGATCCTGCAGGTCCAGCAAATCATGTATTCCTCTTAGTCCTTCAGGATGCCATTTATTTAACTCAACAATGACAATTTTTGCCATCCGGGCAATGGTTGGCGTAATGCCCACACCACATGTAGGGACAATTTTCCCGTCTTCGGTTATACCGGATGCCTCAATAATAGCGATATCCACATTACCGTAGAAACCATAACGCAGATCCTGGGCCAATGTGGAAAGGTGCAGGTCGAAATAGCTGATCATGCCGTTATTGATCGAATTTCTTATATCATTATTTGTTTGATAAGGCGTACGGAATTTGATTGCATTGGCCCTTGACAAAGCGCCGTCTATCTGGTCGCCGGTTGACGCTCCTGTGAAGATACCTATTTTAAAGGGATTTCCTTTTTTATGCTCTTCCTCTGCACGTCTGGCTATTTCCAAAGGAACTGCTTTAGGACATCCGGCATGTGTAAAGCCGCTGAAACCGACATGGTCGTTATTTCTGATGAGTAAGGCTGCTTCTGCTGCCGTCATTATTTTTAGTGCCATCTTTTATTTTTATTAGAATTTCCGTAACAAAAATAATATTTGTATAGGTTGTCTTTAATGACAATAATACGTCCGATTCTGCCAAAAAGATATTATCTTTGTGTTATCATGGATGATACAGTCAGGCATATCGTATTTTTGATGATACCTGATGCCACATTATTGGATATAACAGGTCCTTATGAGGCATTTTCCCAGGTGTCGGAATATTTCCGGGTAAATAAAAAGAAGCCGGATTTTGTGTATCAATTACACATCTTGTCCGTCAGCAGGGAAAAAAATGTTCGTACGGCTTCTGGAATGGTGATCCAATGTTCCGACGCTATAGAGACATTTGATGACCCTATTGATACACTGATCATTCCGGGTGTTCCCAATTCACAGATAGAAGAATATCAACTTCCTGAAAATGTCCTTCTGTGGATCAGGGATCAGTCACGGAAGGTTCGTAGGATCTGTTCCGTATGTACAGGTAGTTTCTTTCTGGCGGAGGCGGGTATTCTTGAACATAAGAAAGTGACCACCCACTGGGAAAAGTGTGACGTTTTAAGTCGTAATTATCCCCATATCCAGGTAGATAGTCATCCGATTTTTATCAGGGATGGACATGTGTATACCTCGGCAGGGATATCCAGTGGCATGGATCTGGCTTTGGCGCTGATTGAGGAAGATCTCGGCCGGTCACTGGCGTTGAAAATAGCCAGACAGATGGTATTATACCTGAAACGTCCGGGAAGTCAATCGCAATACAGTACGGTGCTGACGCATCAACAAACAGACCATCAGCCTATCCGGGAAATATGTGATTGGATCATGGAGCATCTTCATGAAGTGATCACAGTCGACCGTTTGGCCGACAGGATTCCGATGAGTCCGAGGAATTTTGCCCGGGTATTTGTTAGGGAAACGGGGATCACTCCTGCAAAATATGTGGATAAGCTAAGAATTGAAACGGCTTGCAGATATCTGGTCGATACACGCCTTTCCCTGAAGGAAATTGCAGTATTGTGTGGTCTCAGTTCACCTGACAATATGAGGAAGATATTCATTAAATATATCAGAATCTCTCCTGCTGGATACAGAAAGAACTTTGGAACAGCTTTTTAGAAAAAACCAATAGTCTATTTACTTATTTTTTTATCCACTTTAGTCGCTTTATGAGCAATTTCGGTTGGAGTGGAAGTACAGTTACATTTTTTGATAACTTTTCTTTATATGGAAAGCTAAATGTATAAACTATCAAAGGCTTTATATAAATCATAGTCTCACTATGAGTCAGTTCAATAATTCCGAATTGTTTCAAACTTCCAGTGCCAACATGTAATATTAAAGTAAGGCTATTTTTATATGATTTTTTTATGCTTATGACACTTTAAATCCATTTCCATAAGTATAATCCGTGTTCTTACTTATGATAGGTTGAGTGACTGGTTTTCAAAAATTATCCTGCCATTTATAATATTAATTTATGATATAGGATTTAGGATAATATCAGATTTTGAAATTTTGAATGATGTCTCGTTGGGTATTAAAAAATTTATTTCTGGCTTTATAATTATATTCAGAGATTGCAGTTGAACTTTTTATTAAAGAGTTCATCCAATTTTTTATCTCTTCGAATACTATGATGTCAAGTGAAGATATATAATATAAAGTAAATGTCTGGACCAGTGTGAGCTTGTATTTTTGAGTATTTATATATGAACAGTTTCCGTCAAAATTGATACCTGAAACATAAAAATTGACCTTGTTGTTCAGGGAGTTTACACCTTTGGAAGCGATTTCTTCCAGATAATCAATAAGCTGGAGCGATTCCGATTTCAATTGCCTTATTTCTTCGTGGGTTATACACCCAATGTCTTTAAAATGGGTTAAATCATTAATAAGATTCTGAAAGACCATTGTATCTATTATAAAATTCAGATTTCTAATCTGGTGGAGTAATTTCATCTGTTCATCCAGTTTTTCAAGTGCCAGATCCGGCGCTTTTACTTCTTGAAGGCTTTTGACTGATCTGTTGTTCATATATTGGTAAACCCATTTAAAAAAGTGAAACTTGGTTAAAGTTTCATATTGGTAATGGAATATAGTCGGAATCGTCCTGGCCGATGAAAAATATTCTGCAGATGTATCTGGTATGATCTCTTTTAAAAAAATATTGAATTCATCCATCATAAAATAATCAAGATCTTTTGGCTCAATATAATCTACCATTTTCATGAAAAACGGTCTGCTTTGTGCATGCCCGGCACTGGTAATATTATCTAAGGAAATACCGAG comes from Bacteroidales bacterium and encodes:
- a CDS encoding GlxA family transcriptional regulator, which codes for MDDTVRHIVFLMIPDATLLDITGPYEAFSQVSEYFRVNKKKPDFVYQLHILSVSREKNVRTASGMVIQCSDAIETFDDPIDTLIIPGVPNSQIEEYQLPENVLLWIRDQSRKVRRICSVCTGSFFLAEAGILEHKKVTTHWEKCDVLSRNYPHIQVDSHPIFIRDGHVYTSAGISSGMDLALALIEEDLGRSLALKIARQMVLYLKRPGSQSQYSTVLTHQQTDHQPIREICDWIMEHLHEVITVDRLADRIPMSPRNFARVFVRETGITPAKYVDKLRIETACRYLVDTRLSLKEIAVLCGLSSPDNMRKIFIKYIRISPAGYRKNFGTAF
- a CDS encoding succinate CoA transferase gives rise to the protein MALKIMTAAEAALLIRNNDHVGFSGFTHAGCPKAVPLEIARRAEEEHKKGNPFKIGIFTGASTGDQIDGALSRANAIKFRTPYQTNNDIRNSINNGMISYFDLHLSTLAQDLRYGFYGNVDIAIIEASGITEDGKIVPTCGVGITPTIARMAKIVIVELNKWHPEGLRGIHDLLDLQDPPYRTGIPITHVRSRIGKEYIQVDPSKIVIVETNIANDGGGFAPVDQITSKIGENAATFLCKEIKRGTIPPSFLPIQSGVGNIANAVLAAMGENKEIPDFEVYTEVIQDAIIDLLEKGRITFASGGTLTVSNPYIERVYLHLPFFKEKILLRPSEISNNPEIIRRLGIISMNTAIEADIFGNINSTHITGSKIMNGLGGSGDFTRNAYISIFLTPSTAKGGNISAFVPMVSHTDHNEHSVKVIISEYGVADLRGKSPADRAICIINNCAHPDYRPLLHQYLKSGMKGQTPVNLYHAFAFHKALLETGN